The genomic DNA AATAAAATCATAATTATCGGAAGTACCATATTGCTTTTCAAATACACTTCTGAAAACTTCTTCCAGAACTCCCATCATTGTAGCTCTGTCAATGTCTTTATTTTCTTTAAAATTAGCAAAAGTATCAATTAAGTTAAGATTATCCATTGCTTGTAATATTTTTAAAATGTTATTATAACTTTTACCTGTTTAATATGTTCGAACTTAAAAATTTGTTCTTTTTCAAGTTCAGTCTCAGCTTTTTTCTTTACTTTTTTATTATTCGGTTTAATTGTGAATTCAGAATCAGAAACTTTTATAAGTTCCCCTATGTGTTTGTCTCCTTCTGCTGTTTGCACTTCAACCGTTTTTCCGATATTTTTTTTGTATTGTTTTAAAACTTTAAATGGTTTGTCTATACCTGCAGAAGAAACGACAAGTTCAAAATCTTCATTTTCTCTATCTAATTTTTCTTCAATATTTTTGCTCAACATTGCACAATCTGCAACTTTTGCTCCGTTAAAACTATCTATAAAAACAGTTATTCTGTTATCATTAGAAACTTTTGCATCTACAAAAAATATATCACTATCTTGAAATTTATCAATTTCAAGACTTAATATTTTATTTGAAATATTTACAATTTGTTCTTTGTTTATCATTTATTTGATAATAAAACAGGGGACTAATGCAAGCCCCCCTGAAACAATCAAACCATTTTCTGCGTGCAAAGGTAAATAAATATGT from Bacteroidales bacterium includes the following:
- the rimP gene encoding ribosome assembly cofactor RimP produces the protein MINKEQIVNISNKILSLEIDKFQDSDIFFVDAKVSNDNRITVFIDSFNGAKVADCAMLSKNIEEKLDRENEDFELVVSSAGIDKPFKVLKQYKKNIGKTVEVQTAEGDKHIGELIKVSDSEFTIKPNNKKVKKKAETELEKEQIFKFEHIKQVKVIITF